The window AGAGGATTGTGATAAGCTAAATGAAAGACATCGCAAGGAAAGGGGTTCAAATCAATGAAAGTACTACCGGCACATGAATTCTTGAATCAGCACAGCATCCCTTATGAGATCAAAGCATTTTCTTCCGAAACAGAGAAGGGAGCCGCAAATGTAGCAGCAGCCCTTGGTTTTCGTGAAAGACAAATGATCAAAACATTGATTTTTGAAACAGGGGAAGGGGAGCAGCTGCTTGTGATGGTTGGCGCAGACCAGCATATTAAGTCAGGGAAACTAAAGAAAGCGGCCGGCTCCCGTAATATTAAAATGGCATCACCAGAGAAGGTTCTGGAAGTGACGGGCTACCGAATTGGCTCGATACCGCCATTTTGCTGGCAGCCAGAAGGCTTCCGCACCATCATCGAAGCTTCGTTATTAGAGGAAGAGGTATTAGGCGTTGGAGCAGGCGAATGGGGAAATGAAATCCTCATCACACCAGAACAATTAGTGAAAGCCTCAAAGGCTGTACCGTATGACATTGTTCAACCAGCCGAATAGAAAAAAAGTGCCTGTTTCTTATGCAGGCACTTTTTTAATTTGCAGCAGGCGCCTTAAATGGATCGATATCTTTCATTTGCAGAAAGGCATCCACTGTTCTATTTTTTTCAAGATCATTCGCCCGTTTGCAGATAACAACGGGTCTGACGATTTC is drawn from Bacillus pumilus and contains these coding sequences:
- a CDS encoding aminoacyl-tRNA deacylase, which gives rise to MKVLPAHEFLNQHSIPYEIKAFSSETEKGAANVAAALGFRERQMIKTLIFETGEGEQLLVMVGADQHIKSGKLKKAAGSRNIKMASPEKVLEVTGYRIGSIPPFCWQPEGFRTIIEASLLEEEVLGVGAGEWGNEILITPEQLVKASKAVPYDIVQPAE